One Alkalidesulfovibrio alkalitolerans DSM 16529 genomic window, GCCCATGGAGAACGTCACTCTCGACGACCTGACTACAGCCATGGAAAAGGCTCCCCTGCCGCTCATCGTCGCCCTGGACCAGGTCCAGGATCCCCACAACGTGGGCGCGCTGGCGCGGACCCTGCTAGCACTGGGCGGCGCGGGCCTGATCCTGCCCAAACACGGCGCTGCGCGGCTCGGCCCAGGGGCGCTCAAGGCCTCGGCCGGGGCGCTTTCGCGCCTGCCCGTGGCCCGCGTGACGAATCTCGCCCAGGCGCTCGACGCATTGGCCATGCACGGGCTGGAAATCCATTGCGCCTCGACCGGCCCCGGCGCGACAAGCTGCTACGAGGCGCGGCTCGATCTGCCGGCCGTGCTCGTCTTGGGCAACGAGGGCCAGGGAGTGCGTCCTGGCGTGGCCAAGCGCTGCGGATCGCGCCTGACGATCCCCATGACGGGAGGGTTCGATTCGCTGAACGTGGCTCAGGCCGGAGCCATCCTCATCTCGCACTTTGCGCGCGCGGCCTTGCAACCGCGCGGCTCAGGCCGTTGAAGAAGTCCCATCCGCTGTGCTGCCGCAAAAAGTTCACACCCTCGCGGGCTGTACTACGCGTCGGCCGTGAACTTTTCTTGCGCCTTGCATCCGGAGCCTTTTGACCGGCCCGCGAAATTGAATTCACGAGCAACCTCAGCCGCTCATCGGCCCGGCCTATCTCATTTCGTGCGAACTACCTGATGTAATTTGGAAAATTCATAAATATCTCACGCGTGTAAGCCGTCATCTTGTTCATGATCCACGGGAACGAGATGAGGAGCGCGATGAACATCGCGACGATTTTGGGCACGAAGGAGAGCGTCATCTCTTGAATCTGGGTCGCGGCCTGAAGCACGCTGACGAGGACGCCGACGCTGAGGCCCACGGCCAACATGGGCAGGGCGATGGTCAGAGCCAGCTCGATGGCCTGGCGGGCGAAACCAATCACGAATTCCGGGGTCATGCGAAGCCTCCTCAGGCGAAACTGTTGACCACGGACCCCACCAGGAGGTTCCAGCCGTCAACCATGATGAAGAGCAGGATTTTGAAGGGAAGCGAGACCATCACCGGCGGCAGCATCATCATGCCCATGGCCAGAAGAATACTGGCCACCACCATGTCCAGGATCAGGAACGGAACGTAGATCATGAAGCCGATGGTGAAGCCCGTCTTGATCTCGGAGATGACGAAGGCGGCCACGAGGAGCATGGTCGGCACCTCGTCCTTGTTCTGCGGGCGCTCGATCTTGCTGATGGAGTAGAAAATCGAGAGGTCCTTTTCGCGCGTGTGCTTGAAGAGGAACTCGCGCAGCGGAACCTGGGCACGATCGAGAGCCTCGGTGAAGCCGATGGTCTCGTCCATGTAGGGTTGCAAGGCTTGTTCGTGGATCTGCTTGCCCACGGGCATCATGATCAGAAAGCTGATGAAGATGGCCAGGCTGGCCAGGATCTGGTTGGGCGGCATCTGCGGCGTGCCCATGGCCTGGCGCATGAAATGGAAGACGATGATGAGCCGCGTGAAGGAAGTCACCGTCAACATGATGGCGGGGGCCAGCGAGAGCACGGTGAGCAGGAACAATATCTCGAGCAGCAGCGAGACCTTGCCCGGCTCGGCCTGGCCGCCGGCCAGGGTCATGGTCAGGGTGGGGATGTCCTGGGCCAGGACGGGTGCTGCGAAGAGCAACGCCGCTAGGGCGGCGAGAAGACTAAGGCCCGCCCTGGTCGGCTTTGTCCATGGCTTTCTGGAAGGACTGCGGTCCGTCGCGGTCATCGTTGTCGTCCACTTCGTGTAAAAGGTTGATGCTGTGGTCGGTGACCCCAAGCACCAGCCTCTTATTCAAGAAGCGGACCACCGCGACGCCGCGGCGCGGTCCGAGCATCAACTGGCTTTCGAGTTTCAGCCCCCCGCGCGAAGCGCCGAGCCCGGCGCGCGGGCCGTAACGCTTGAGCAACCAAAAGCCCGCGTACAGAACGCCCAATAGCAAGAGCAGCGCTCCGCCCACGGTCATCAGGTCACCCAGGCCCGGGCCCGCACCGGTGGCGAACGGCGCGGACGAGACAACGGTTTCGGTGGCGTTAGCCAAGCTGTTTCACCCGTTCGATGGGGCTGATGATGTCAGTCAGCCGGATGCCGAATTTCTCGTTGATGACCACGGCCTCACCGCGCGCCACGAGCTTGCCGTTGACGTAGATCTCCAGCGGCTCGCCCGCGAGCTTGTTCAATTCAACCACCGACCCTTGGCCCAGCTGCAAAAGCTCGTTGATCAGCAGCTTGGTCCGCCCAAGCTCGGCTGAGACCTCCAAGGGAATGTCCAGGATGAAGTCCAGGTCGCGCTTGGAGCCGTCGTGACGGGGCGCCTTGGCCTCCTGCGTCAAATCCTTGAACTCGGCCTTGCGGCTTTTGGAGGAGAGGTAATCCTGCTCCTTTTCCTTCTTCAGCCCAGTCTCTTCCTGATCCGCCAGCGCGGCGGCCCATTCGTCGGCCAGACCGGCCTCGTCGCCGGAACCGCTCTCGCCGGTCTCGGGGGACTCGTCCTCGGGCTCGTCAGCCAGGGCCTTGGCCCATTCCTCGGCGAGCTTGTCTTGATCGATGTCGTCGGAAACCATGTCCGCACCTCGTTCGTTCTGCCGGAACACGCCCGGCGTCATTGGGAGGGCCGTAGGCCCTGTCTACTGCACGACCATCTCGGTGAAATAGACCCGCAGCACCTTGGGACCGCCCAGAACCTGATTCAGACGCTCCACAATCTCTTTGCGGAGCAGGATCTGCCCCTCGGTTGTCCCGATATCGTTGTAGGTTTTGCTCGAAAGCAGCAGGATCACCGCGTCACGCACGCGCGACTCGTTCTGCTTGAGTTCGTTAACGGTTTTCAGGTCGACGACTTCGACGTCCATGCCCAGCTTCAGATAGCGGCGGCCCAGCGGATCGGCCAGGTTGACCACGAAGGTGGGCAGCGTGACCAAATCCTTGTAGCCCTTGACACTCTCGGGCGCAGGCGCGGCCGCCTCACCCGCCTTTTCGCCGGAAGGAGAGGCGAAAAACGTGACGTAGGCGAAATAGCCGCCGCCTGCCAAGCCCAGGATCAACAGGGCGAGGACAATCCATTTGATGAGGCCCTTTTTCTTCTTCGGGGCTTCTTGCTGTTCTTCTTCGGCCATTGTCCGTGTCTCCCGTGCCTCAAGAATAGCTGCCCAAGCGCGGGTGCGTCTTGAGGAGAATTTCGACCCGCCTGTTCCGGGCGCGGCCCTCTTCGGTCTCGTTGTCGTACATGGGCTGGTTGGGGCCGTAGCCCGCAACCGAAAAACGAATGGGATCGAACTCCTTCGCCAGGAAAAAGCCGAGAACCGCAAAGGCGCGATCGCCCGAAAGCGCGAAGTTGAAGTCCGATGCGCCTCCGACGTTGTCCGAATGTCCGGAAACGACCACCGGAGCCTCGTTCAGCATGAGCAGGAAGCCGATCTGGGTCAAAATCGCATCGGCCCCTGGCCCGAGCCGGGCGCTGGCCGTCTCGAAGAGCAGGCGATCGGAAAGCACCAGGGCCACGCCTTCGGGATGACTAAGGATTTCGAGATTCTCCTGCAACGTCTTCTTATCGATCATATCGGGCAGAACGTCGTCGGGGAAGAGAAGATCCTTGATGCGATCCTTGGGCAGGAGCATGTCCTGGGGACGTTCGATGAGCTCGTAGACCATGCGAACCCGCGATGGCACCTTGCCCGCGCCCCGGTCGGTCAGAAAACCAAAATCCTTTGTGAAGACGGTGATCCGGGTGAGAAAGCTGTGATCCATCGACGACATACTGAGCAAGAGCACGAAAAAAGTCAAAAGCAGCGTGACCAGATCGCCGAAGGTCACGAGCCACATTTGGGCCGGTCCGCCCGATTTCGCGCGCTTCCTGCGTGCCATCTAGCGGTTCTCCGTGGCGTTCGGCGCGGTCGGCCTGCCGACTTCGAACACGAAGCCGCCAACCTCGTAGTCATCGCGGGTCCTGCGGGCCGCGGGCAGCACACGCTCAATCCTGGGTTCGAGCTGATTGCGCTTGTCCAGCACGATGTCCACGCGCCGATTGAGCCGCCTGCCTTGCGGCGTGGCGTTGTCGTGGCGCGGATGATAGCGGCCGAAAGCCTCCAGAAGCAGCTTGTCCGGGGGCAGTCCCAACCCGATCAGGTGCCGGTACACGGCCATGGCGCGACCAAGCGAAATGTTCCATGAAGGATCGAGGACGCGCCTCTCCTCCTGCACGGAGAACCTCTCGCCAAGCTCTTCGCGCAGGGTGGACGTGTGCCCGCCGACGAGGATGGGAAACCCGGCGTCCATGAGCACCGGAGCGACGCGGGCAAGGATGTCGGCCCCTTGCTGGGTCAGCGTGACCGATCCCGGCGCGAAGAGGACGTCGGAGCTGATGGAGAATATCTGCACGAAGCGGTTTTCCGCGAAGCTCAGGTCCTTGGAGAGGTCCTCCCAGAGCATGGGCTTGAGGGGTTCGAGGTCACCGATGTCCTCCATTGGGCCGGGCTCGATGCTCCGCCGGGTGTCGCGGGTGCTGAGCACGTCGAAGCTGCGCGTTCCCTCACCGAAGGTGCCGATGATGGACCCGAGCACCACAAGCTTGCGGCGCTCGTCGAGCACGGCCATGGAGTTGAGCAACACGAAAAAAGTCAAAAGCAGCGTCATGATGTCGGAGAAGGTGATGAGCCAAGCCGGCAGACCGCCGCCTCCCCCC contains:
- a CDS encoding OmpA/MotB family protein; its protein translation is MARERKAKGGGGGLPAWLITFSDIMTLLLTFFVLLNSMAVLDERRKLVVLGSIIGTFGEGTRSFDVLSTRDTRRSIEPGPMEDIGDLEPLKPMLWEDLSKDLSFAENRFVQIFSISSDVLFAPGSVTLTQQGADILARVAPVLMDAGFPILVGGHTSTLREELGERFSVQEERRVLDPSWNISLGRAMAVYRHLIGLGLPPDKLLLEAFGRYHPRHDNATPQGRRLNRRVDIVLDKRNQLEPRIERVLPAARRTRDDYEVGGFVFEVGRPTAPNATENR
- the fliO gene encoding flagellar biosynthetic protein FliO, with the translated sequence MANATETVVSSAPFATGAGPGLGDLMTVGGALLLLLGVLYAGFWLLKRYGPRAGLGASRGGLKLESQLMLGPRRGVAVVRFLNKRLVLGVTDHSINLLHEVDDNDDRDGPQSFQKAMDKADQGGP
- the rlmB gene encoding 23S rRNA (guanosine(2251)-2'-O)-methyltransferase RlmB; amino-acid sequence: MTDTPHFHDEQPTILAGRHPVEEALRDSPGRVLNVLVLRGHKGGPTDRILDACRASGVRFKLAEKAELDRLYKGPHQGVVALLAPMENVTLDDLTTAMEKAPLPLIVALDQVQDPHNVGALARTLLALGGAGLILPKHGAARLGPGALKASAGALSRLPVARVTNLAQALDALAMHGLEIHCASTGPGATSCYEARLDLPAVLVLGNEGQGVRPGVAKRCGSRLTIPMTGGFDSLNVAQAGAILISHFARAALQPRGSGR
- a CDS encoding flagellar basal body-associated FliL family protein, which codes for MAEEEQQEAPKKKKGLIKWIVLALLILGLAGGGYFAYVTFFASPSGEKAGEAAAPAPESVKGYKDLVTLPTFVVNLADPLGRRYLKLGMDVEVVDLKTVNELKQNESRVRDAVILLLSSKTYNDIGTTEGQILLRKEIVERLNQVLGGPKVLRVYFTEMVVQ
- the fliN gene encoding flagellar motor switch protein FliN; translation: MVSDDIDQDKLAEEWAKALADEPEDESPETGESGSGDEAGLADEWAAALADQEETGLKKEKEQDYLSSKSRKAEFKDLTQEAKAPRHDGSKRDLDFILDIPLEVSAELGRTKLLINELLQLGQGSVVELNKLAGEPLEIYVNGKLVARGEAVVINEKFGIRLTDIISPIERVKQLG
- the fliP gene encoding flagellar type III secretion system pore protein FliP (The bacterial flagellar biogenesis protein FliP forms a type III secretion system (T3SS)-type pore required for flagellar assembly.); protein product: MTATDRSPSRKPWTKPTRAGLSLLAALAALLFAAPVLAQDIPTLTMTLAGGQAEPGKVSLLLEILFLLTVLSLAPAIMLTVTSFTRLIIVFHFMRQAMGTPQMPPNQILASLAIFISFLIMMPVGKQIHEQALQPYMDETIGFTEALDRAQVPLREFLFKHTREKDLSIFYSISKIERPQNKDEVPTMLLVAAFVISEIKTGFTIGFMIYVPFLILDMVVASILLAMGMMMLPPVMVSLPFKILLFIMVDGWNLLVGSVVNSFA
- a CDS encoding OmpA/MotB family protein produces the protein MARRKRAKSGGPAQMWLVTFGDLVTLLLTFFVLLLSMSSMDHSFLTRITVFTKDFGFLTDRGAGKVPSRVRMVYELIERPQDMLLPKDRIKDLLFPDDVLPDMIDKKTLQENLEILSHPEGVALVLSDRLLFETASARLGPGADAILTQIGFLLMLNEAPVVVSGHSDNVGGASDFNFALSGDRAFAVLGFFLAKEFDPIRFSVAGYGPNQPMYDNETEEGRARNRRVEILLKTHPRLGSYS
- the fliQ gene encoding flagellar biosynthesis protein FliQ, which produces MTPEFVIGFARQAIELALTIALPMLAVGLSVGVLVSVLQAATQIQEMTLSFVPKIVAMFIALLISFPWIMNKMTAYTREIFMNFPNYIR